A region from the Microbacterium lacus genome encodes:
- a CDS encoding DUF6869 domain-containing protein, with translation MEQVDEIHRWSPRQIADAWIAKWADGTGLDETDPIPDLDHDFELMRHPTIVLDAIVEVVNAVDDDPDDKYFAVLAAGPLEDLLKNHGPVIIDRVIHLADARWQFRKLLAGVWWGEGDVDPEVASLIEAHRGPLW, from the coding sequence GTGGAACAAGTCGACGAAATCCACCGGTGGAGCCCCCGGCAGATAGCGGACGCTTGGATCGCCAAGTGGGCTGATGGGACAGGTCTCGACGAGACCGATCCGATACCCGACCTTGATCACGACTTTGAGCTGATGCGGCACCCGACGATCGTGCTTGATGCCATCGTTGAGGTCGTCAACGCCGTCGATGACGACCCAGACGACAAGTACTTTGCCGTCCTGGCGGCTGGCCCCCTCGAGGACCTACTGAAGAACCACGGACCGGTGATCATAGATAGGGTCATCCACTTGGCCGACGCGCGGTGGCAGTTCCGCAAGCTGCTGGCCGGCGTCTGGTGGGGTGAGGGCGACGTCGACCCAGAGGTCGCCAGTCTCATCGAGGCGCACCGAGGTCCGCTTTGGTGA
- a CDS encoding recombinase family protein: MNELLIGYARVSTYEQDLTAQRIALEHLGVDPAYIFTDHGLTGTNRARPGLREALAACRNGDTLVVAKLDRLARSLRDAKDIVDELTAKHVKLSIGGSVHDPLDPVGRLLFNVLAMVAEFESDLIRARTREGMQVAKAKGRLRGKQPKLSMPQQRHLMELHNAGTHSTAELAELFNVARSTIYRTIERQNRTVGSGRP; this comes from the coding sequence ATGAATGAACTACTGATCGGATACGCTCGCGTGTCCACATACGAACAAGACCTGACCGCCCAACGAATCGCCCTCGAGCACCTTGGGGTCGACCCCGCCTACATCTTCACTGACCATGGGCTGACCGGCACCAACCGGGCACGACCCGGCCTTCGTGAAGCACTGGCTGCCTGCCGAAACGGCGACACGCTCGTGGTGGCGAAGCTGGATCGGCTGGCTCGTTCGCTTCGCGATGCGAAGGACATCGTCGACGAGCTGACGGCGAAGCACGTCAAGCTGAGCATCGGTGGTTCGGTGCACGATCCACTCGATCCGGTGGGCAGGCTTCTCTTCAACGTCCTTGCGATGGTCGCCGAATTCGAGTCCGATCTGATCCGAGCTCGAACCCGCGAGGGGATGCAGGTGGCAAAGGCCAAGGGTCGGCTTCGCGGGAAGCAGCCGAAACTATCCATGCCTCAGCAACGTCATTTGATGGAACTGCACAACGCCGGTACTCACTCAACGGCCGAGCTCGCCGAGCTGTTCAACGTTGCCCGCTCCACGATCTACAGGACCATCGAGCGACAGAATCGGACTGTGGGGAGCGGCCGGCCCTAG
- a CDS encoding nucleoside hydrolase, which yields MLDCDTGTDDAVAIMLAGLSAELELAAVTTVRGNVPVDVVTENTRRVLQLIGRSDVPVYEGAARPLERDDFPVPKAQLTGFEMHGTYLDLPPASGPPEDASATDFLITEARRHLADGSRFTLVATGPLTNVARAVRSFPPMTHAIDTIVVMGGGHAVSNVTAAAEFNLWADPEAAAEVLSAGFSDLLLVPLDATHRALLSRDDCSRLRAAGTPAGIASAQLVEQRIVGHDDSQPMAERGTAPVHDAVCVAALLDRRLLTTVEAHVDVETQGRLTVGRSVIDLHHRTGRKPNARVAVDASPVRLMAQLLNAFSSREPAPDGPVSR from the coding sequence GTGCTCGACTGCGACACCGGCACCGACGATGCCGTCGCGATCATGCTCGCGGGCCTTAGCGCCGAACTCGAGCTGGCCGCTGTGACGACAGTGAGAGGGAACGTCCCCGTTGACGTGGTTACAGAGAACACGCGCCGCGTGCTGCAGCTCATCGGCAGGTCCGACGTGCCGGTGTACGAGGGAGCCGCTCGTCCTCTCGAGCGTGACGACTTTCCCGTGCCCAAGGCACAACTCACCGGGTTCGAGATGCACGGGACGTATCTCGATCTGCCCCCGGCATCCGGTCCGCCGGAGGACGCCTCCGCGACAGACTTCCTGATCACCGAAGCTCGACGACATCTGGCCGACGGATCGCGATTCACGCTCGTCGCTACCGGCCCGCTCACGAATGTCGCTCGTGCCGTCCGGTCATTCCCGCCCATGACGCACGCGATCGACACGATTGTTGTCATGGGAGGGGGGCATGCCGTGTCGAACGTCACCGCCGCCGCCGAATTCAACCTCTGGGCCGATCCGGAGGCCGCGGCGGAGGTCCTTTCCGCAGGATTTTCGGATCTGCTGCTCGTGCCGCTCGACGCGACACACCGAGCGCTCCTTAGTCGCGATGACTGCTCACGGCTGCGGGCGGCTGGGACCCCTGCCGGCATCGCGTCGGCGCAGCTCGTGGAGCAGCGCATCGTCGGCCATGATGACTCGCAGCCGATGGCGGAGCGAGGGACGGCGCCCGTGCACGACGCAGTATGTGTCGCGGCCCTGCTAGATCGGCGGCTGCTCACGACCGTCGAAGCGCATGTTGACGTCGAAACCCAGGGCCGCCTCACCGTCGGGCGCAGCGTGATCGATTTGCACCACCGCACTGGAAGGAAACCGAACGCGCGTGTAGCGGTCGATGCGAGCCCCGTGCGACTGATGGCGCAGCTGCTCAATGCCTTCTCGTCTCGCGAGCCCGCGCCAGACGGCCCCGTGTCGCGATAA
- a CDS encoding AIR synthase related protein: MSEILSGLVGPQSWSGLGLTVTRLRDLVIVDLGSRSLVIACDSNASIGDLPADHLKQDPRITGYSVAKVPLMEVLAVGATPFLIVDNLCCDLLVTGVRILQGIKDIVDEAGLEVMITGSDESNMPTRQTGVGITVMGVLDTAALRVGTARPGDELWVVGRRRSGIGVDAYAERDGSTASAVHVAAATRLPGVHEVLPVGSHGIRFEALELARTANAGVQLRDDVDTDLGASAGASTCFLVACDPERADGLRSLALPLELVGSVRSTEE; this comes from the coding sequence GTGAGCGAGATCCTTTCGGGACTAGTCGGACCGCAGTCGTGGAGCGGTCTCGGACTTACGGTCACCCGATTGCGCGACCTCGTGATAGTCGACCTCGGATCTCGGTCGCTCGTGATCGCGTGCGACTCGAACGCCTCAATCGGCGACCTTCCCGCTGATCACCTCAAACAGGACCCTCGCATCACCGGCTATAGCGTTGCCAAGGTACCGCTCATGGAGGTTCTTGCTGTCGGCGCGACCCCGTTCCTCATCGTCGACAACTTGTGCTGCGACCTACTGGTCACGGGCGTCCGGATTCTCCAGGGAATCAAGGACATCGTCGACGAGGCTGGCCTGGAGGTGATGATTACGGGGTCTGACGAGTCGAACATGCCCACCAGGCAGACAGGCGTCGGGATTACCGTCATGGGCGTGCTCGACACAGCGGCGCTGCGTGTCGGCACCGCCCGTCCCGGAGACGAGCTGTGGGTGGTCGGGCGCCGCCGCTCGGGCATCGGCGTCGATGCGTACGCCGAGCGGGACGGAAGCACGGCATCCGCGGTCCACGTCGCCGCGGCGACACGGCTGCCGGGCGTTCACGAGGTGCTCCCCGTCGGGAGCCATGGCATCCGGTTCGAGGCGCTTGAACTCGCGCGCACGGCGAACGCGGGCGTGCAGCTCCGCGACGACGTCGACACCGACCTGGGGGCGTCTGCCGGGGCGAGCACGTGTTTCCTCGTCGCGTGCGACCCTGAGCGTGCCGACGGGCTCAGGTCGCTCGCCCTTCCCCTCGAACTCGTCGGGAGCGTTCGCTCCACCGAAGAATGA
- a CDS encoding pseudouridine-5'-phosphate glycosidase yields the protein MSTAHASAIVVSDEIAEATAAGRPVVALESTIFTHGLPRPINEEVALEAEDIVRQEGAVPATIGIVAGTAVVGLSNEQIHQLSNETEVVKVSQRDLAVVAAKRLSGGTTVAATAFLAHHAGIRVFSTGGLGGVHQGASETFDESADLTTLAGVPIVIVSAGVKSILDIPATLERLETLNITVLGFGTNAYPGFYVTESGSWIEYAVDAPEEVAAVLRAQVDFGLSSAVLVANPISREKQLDPDEHARVIGEAWARAAAGGIAGNATTPFLLDYIQRATKGESLRVNIDVYRSNARLGAQIARAAALS from the coding sequence ATGTCCACTGCACACGCATCCGCGATCGTGGTTTCCGATGAGATCGCGGAGGCGACGGCGGCCGGCAGGCCGGTCGTCGCGCTAGAGTCCACGATCTTCACCCATGGGCTTCCCCGACCAATAAACGAAGAAGTCGCTCTTGAAGCGGAAGACATTGTCCGCCAGGAGGGCGCGGTGCCCGCGACAATCGGCATCGTCGCCGGAACGGCCGTCGTTGGCCTCAGCAACGAGCAGATTCACCAGCTCTCGAACGAGACCGAGGTGGTCAAAGTGAGTCAGCGCGATCTCGCGGTCGTTGCCGCGAAACGCCTGAGTGGGGGAACGACCGTCGCGGCGACCGCGTTCCTCGCGCACCACGCCGGTATCCGCGTCTTCTCGACCGGCGGCCTCGGCGGCGTACACCAGGGCGCGAGCGAGACATTTGACGAGAGTGCCGACCTCACAACTCTCGCGGGTGTGCCAATCGTCATCGTGAGCGCGGGAGTCAAATCAATCCTCGACATCCCCGCAACTCTTGAGCGGCTCGAGACACTCAACATCACCGTTCTCGGCTTCGGCACGAACGCGTACCCGGGCTTTTACGTCACCGAGTCAGGCTCATGGATCGAGTACGCTGTCGACGCACCCGAAGAAGTGGCGGCCGTCCTCCGCGCACAAGTGGACTTCGGGCTCTCCTCCGCTGTGCTGGTTGCCAACCCGATCTCGCGCGAGAAGCAGCTCGACCCGGACGAGCACGCCCGCGTGATCGGGGAGGCCTGGGCAAGGGCGGCGGCCGGTGGCATCGCCGGCAACGCCACCACACCATTCCTGCTCGACTACATACAGCGCGCCACCAAGGGCGAAAGCCTGCGCGTAAATATCGACGTGTACCGCTCGAATGCCAGGCTTGGCGCGCAGATTGCGCGCGCAGCGGCGCTCTCATGA
- a CDS encoding LysR family transcriptional regulator: MNVSLRLLRAFVAVSQEGHVGRAAARLFISQPSLSQDIRRLEREIGVVLFDRGPRGLTPTPAGEALLRSVEGALAMFDQGVANAREIAASGRGTIRVAYSPSLANIFMPSLLSLLERVLTAADIEEHELDTGAVGPAISVGAYDVGFAHCPTSDPRLVVAHIADEPLCVAVATGHPLAGRPSVRLSELSGSSLLIWPRASAPDYYDMILDICSEADVGLRGVKESRRITPRTYLLDDQQTFSLLPRSAASLPRPEVTFLPIEESRWTLPLTLICRAGDNRRELDQIRISAEQVGRAISAW; this comes from the coding sequence ATGAACGTGAGCCTACGACTGCTGCGAGCATTCGTCGCAGTCAGCCAAGAAGGCCACGTTGGCCGTGCCGCAGCCCGGCTGTTCATTTCGCAGCCGTCGCTCTCACAAGACATTCGGCGCCTCGAGCGAGAGATTGGCGTAGTCCTCTTCGATCGAGGCCCGCGCGGACTTACGCCCACTCCAGCAGGCGAAGCGCTGCTGCGCAGCGTCGAGGGGGCACTCGCGATGTTCGACCAAGGCGTCGCCAACGCACGCGAGATCGCGGCGAGCGGGCGCGGTACGATTCGTGTCGCGTATAGCCCGAGCCTCGCCAACATTTTCATGCCGTCACTGCTGTCACTCCTCGAGAGGGTGCTGACGGCGGCCGATATTGAGGAGCACGAACTCGACACTGGCGCCGTTGGGCCCGCGATCAGCGTCGGCGCTTACGATGTCGGGTTCGCGCACTGTCCGACCAGCGACCCGCGTCTCGTGGTGGCGCACATCGCTGACGAGCCGCTGTGCGTTGCCGTGGCCACGGGGCACCCGCTTGCGGGGCGGCCGTCCGTGCGCCTCAGCGAGCTCAGCGGCTCGTCGCTGCTGATCTGGCCGCGTGCATCGGCGCCCGACTACTACGACATGATCCTTGATATCTGCAGCGAGGCGGACGTCGGCCTCCGAGGGGTTAAGGAGTCCCGCCGTATCACACCGCGCACTTACCTTCTCGATGATCAGCAGACTTTCAGCCTGTTACCGCGCTCGGCGGCATCGCTGCCGCGCCCCGAGGTGACCTTCCTCCCTATCGAAGAGAGCCGCTGGACTCTACCTCTCACACTGATCTGTCGTGCGGGCGACAACCGCCGTGAGCTCGACCAGATTCGGATCAGTGCGGAGCAGGTCGGGCGCGCCATCTCGGCGTGGTAA
- a CDS encoding ABC transporter substrate-binding protein produces the protein MSLALCLAACAPGSGTAGPSASGEASAGFDTTKDVTLTIADGWGTSGTGEVFADVIAQFEAKYPNVTIERDTTDYNSHTSSIALKASSPTPPDVMMLTTTGYGQGFYDFVRADLLLPLDDYSKLYDWPSRVGSDAALDVFRFDTGKGNQWGSGALFGVPEQSNVIGVFYNKSLLAKAGFDAPPTSLAEFESTLSGAKAAGITAIAQSSTYIHTNMALWGSFAADAKEVNDWVYGASGSFSDPANVTAAQKIQDWQGAGYFQDGASGTSDSDAAGLFLNGESMYYISGSWMAGGVDSNLGDDGGVFLLPGSSSSSPVGGGLSTPLVISSKTQHPDVAAAFLDFFLSAETSDFLYTNGWGVPGGLVSSSDLASGPTSASVLDLIDHTQAGPGTFPFLDWAAPQFTTLLPTELQKMAAGQSTPEQYTNLVQSDWESFQQTRKSS, from the coding sequence GTGAGTCTTGCCCTTTGCCTGGCGGCCTGCGCACCAGGCTCGGGCACGGCGGGCCCATCGGCGAGTGGAGAGGCAAGTGCCGGATTCGACACGACTAAGGACGTCACCCTGACGATTGCCGACGGCTGGGGTACGTCAGGCACGGGAGAAGTATTCGCAGATGTCATCGCTCAGTTCGAGGCGAAGTACCCGAACGTAACGATTGAGCGAGACACGACCGACTACAACTCACACACCAGCTCGATCGCGCTCAAGGCATCGTCCCCGACACCACCGGATGTAATGATGCTCACTACGACGGGCTACGGCCAAGGCTTTTACGACTTCGTCAGGGCAGACCTTCTGCTGCCGCTCGACGATTACTCGAAGCTTTACGACTGGCCGAGCCGAGTTGGTTCGGATGCAGCGCTTGACGTGTTCCGTTTCGACACGGGCAAGGGGAACCAATGGGGTTCCGGCGCCCTCTTCGGCGTTCCAGAACAGAGCAATGTGATCGGCGTCTTCTACAACAAGAGCTTGCTCGCCAAGGCCGGCTTCGACGCGCCACCAACGTCCCTTGCTGAGTTCGAGTCGACACTATCGGGAGCGAAGGCCGCCGGAATAACCGCGATCGCACAATCGAGCACCTACATCCACACCAACATGGCGCTGTGGGGCTCCTTTGCCGCCGACGCGAAGGAGGTCAACGACTGGGTATACGGCGCCTCCGGCTCATTCTCCGATCCGGCCAACGTCACCGCTGCCCAGAAGATTCAGGACTGGCAAGGCGCAGGCTATTTCCAGGACGGCGCCTCCGGCACGTCCGATTCCGACGCCGCGGGCCTCTTCCTCAACGGCGAGAGCATGTACTACATCTCCGGCAGCTGGATGGCCGGCGGCGTGGACAGCAACCTGGGCGACGACGGCGGAGTCTTCCTGCTGCCAGGTAGCTCCAGCTCGTCGCCGGTGGGTGGCGGACTTTCCACCCCTCTTGTGATCAGCTCGAAAACGCAGCACCCGGACGTCGCCGCGGCGTTCCTTGACTTCTTCCTGAGTGCAGAGACGAGCGACTTCCTGTACACGAATGGATGGGGCGTACCTGGCGGCCTCGTCTCATCGTCCGACCTGGCCAGCGGGCCCACGTCGGCCTCGGTGCTCGACCTCATCGACCATACGCAGGCCGGCCCCGGTACCTTCCCGTTCCTCGACTGGGCAGCCCCTCAGTTCACAACGCTGCTGCCCACCGAACTCCAA